A region of the Etheostoma cragini isolate CJK2018 unplaced genomic scaffold, CSU_Ecrag_1.0 ScbMSFa_603, whole genome shotgun sequence genome:
tgtgtgtgtgtgtgtgtgtgtgtgtgtgtgtgtgtgtgtgtgtgtgtgtgtgtgtgtgtgtgtgtgtgtgtgtgtgtgtgtgtgtgtgtgtgtgtgtgtgtgtgtgtgtgtgtgtgtgtgtgtgtgtgtgtgtgtgtgtttcagagtgcTCTCTCCCCGACACACTCAACTCCTGGTTCTTGGTAGCGCAGCTACATGTGTGGTGagtcttttacacacacacacacacacacacacagatacatatgcacacacactctctcataCGCggacacagtcacacacacacacagacacacatgcacacacacagatagacagacacacacaaatgcacactcactcacacacacacgcacacggatgtacatgcgcacacacacacccacattcacacacgcatactgtacacacacagacatacacacacagacatacacacacagacgtgcacacacagacacacacacacacagcaaatggATTATTCTCATTGTCGATTATTTTCTGGAGGAGTTTTTCGGTCTCTAAAATGGTAAAAAacgtggatcagtgtttcctcaaatgtcttgttctgtccacaactcaaagagaGATTCAGTTTTCTGttccagaggagagaagacactagaacatattcattttcataaacatattcacatttaacacgctGACAGCAGAGAAGGTTCACTGTGTATGTactgtggaaaataaaaaaaaatactcaaaccGATTACTCgatttatcaaaatagtttgtgATTAACTGTAATTGTTAACAATTCCTGGGTTAATCTTTTGCTCCTCTATTACACGTATTACGGCTGTTTGTCCCCGTCCTGTCCCTGTCCCCTGATCTCGTCTCCCTGGTCCCCTCTGGCAGGATGTGCTTGGTGCGGATGCGTCAGGAGGGCCGAGAGGGGAAGTACATGTGCCGTTACATCGTCCACTCCATGTGGGAGGACGTGGAGCAGAGGAGCAAGATCATGGGGGTGAgtggctgcgtgtgtgtgtatggttgtgtgtctgtttgtgtgtgtgtgtgtgtgtgtgtgtgtgggccaggcttagctacatttgtggggaccaaaaactgtgaatccagtatacttgtggggacctgacagctttgtggggacaaaatgctggtccccttaacgttaaagggcttttttaggaataagacttggttttaggagtagggttagagttaggttatggttagggttagggtgagggttaaggttaggcatttaggtttgatggttaaggttagggttagggtgagggttaaggttaggcatttaggtttgatggttaaggttagggtaagggacTAGGCAacgcattatgtcaatgactggtccccacaaagataggcagacatacgtgtgtgtgtgtgtc
Encoded here:
- the LOC117941357 gene encoding ubiquinol-cytochrome-c reductase complex assembly factor 1, with amino-acid sequence RNPFLSSQKIKIAALRMYTCCVERVNYDEFFDKCSLPDTLNSWFLVAQLHVWMCLVRMRQEGREGKYMCRYIVHSMWEDVEQRSKIMGVSGCVCVYGCVSV